A genomic region of Deinococcus aquaedulcis contains the following coding sequences:
- a CDS encoding HD-GYP domain-containing protein, with translation MTMVDASGNFAELTLRLTRLGLTAPDLGSAMQPVLDALLLHTGAHGAGYYQWWAPDNLYRVRAESGVQPLGRWRQGLSPQLPLVRALAQAQEPLFIADIRTHPAARTFAVPGLRSLSAAPVHDPGGRLIGTLLLLGLSPQAWSAAEQALVRGVTGLMALLAARLDAEERERHAHESALRALGLCLEARSAETHGHTDRVTRLATQLGQALDLNEEDLCALRWGAYLHDIGKLSLPDEILHCPGPLTDDMRERMRRHVDEGVNLARQLPFLPGEALNVVAAHHERWDGTGYPRGVCGEAIPLTARIFAVCDVFDALTSSRTYKAAWSADEALSFIQAASGTHFDPRVVRALTGVLGRAQA, from the coding sequence ATGACCATGGTGGACGCTTCCGGGAACTTCGCTGAGCTGACCTTGCGGCTCACGCGGTTGGGGCTCACGGCCCCCGACCTGGGCAGCGCCATGCAGCCGGTGCTGGACGCGCTGCTGCTTCACACGGGCGCGCATGGAGCCGGCTATTACCAGTGGTGGGCCCCGGACAACCTGTACCGGGTGCGCGCCGAAAGTGGAGTGCAGCCGCTGGGCCGCTGGCGCCAGGGCCTGTCGCCGCAGCTGCCGCTGGTGCGCGCGCTGGCCCAGGCGCAGGAGCCCCTGTTTATTGCCGATATCCGCACGCACCCGGCCGCGCGCACCTTTGCGGTGCCGGGCCTGCGCTCGCTGAGCGCGGCGCCCGTGCACGACCCCGGGGGCCGCTTGATCGGCACGCTGCTGCTGCTGGGGCTCTCGCCCCAGGCGTGGTCGGCAGCCGAGCAGGCGCTGGTGCGGGGCGTGACGGGCCTGATGGCCCTGCTGGCTGCCCGCCTGGACGCCGAGGAACGCGAGCGGCACGCCCACGAAAGTGCCCTGCGCGCCCTGGGCCTGTGCCTGGAAGCCCGCAGCGCCGAAACCCACGGCCACACCGACCGGGTGACCCGGCTGGCCACGCAGCTGGGCCAGGCCCTGGACCTCAATGAAGAGGACCTGTGCGCCCTGCGCTGGGGGGCGTACCTGCACGACATTGGCAAACTGAGCCTGCCCGACGAGATCCTGCACTGCCCCGGCCCCCTGACCGACGACATGCGCGAGCGGATGCGCCGCCATGTGGACGAAGGGGTCAATCTGGCCCGGCAACTGCCCTTCCTGCCGGGCGAGGCCCTGAATGTGGTGGCGGCCCACCACGAACGCTGGGACGGCACCGGCTATCCCCGGGGGGTGTGCGGCGAAGCCATTCCGCTGACCGCGCGCATTTTTGCGGTGTGCGACGTGTTCGACGCCCTGACCAGCAGCCGCACCTACAAGGCTGCCTGGAGCGCCGACGAGGCCCTGAGCTTTATCCAGGCGGCCAGCGGCACCCACTTTGACCCCCGGGTGGTGCGCGCCCTGACCGGCGTGCTGGGCCGGGCCCAGGCCTAA